The following are from one region of the Populus trichocarpa isolate Nisqually-1 chromosome 8, P.trichocarpa_v4.1, whole genome shotgun sequence genome:
- the LOC7479865 gene encoding serine/threonine-protein kinase PCRK1 isoform X2, translating into MKCFHFSNKERNEEPKTCNQICSARSTSSTSTSMSTDRDLRKSGSEFNSQNVSDFSTDSSTKNSFAALSQRQSNLRVFTFSELKTATKNFSRSVMIGEGGFGGVYRGVIRSMEDSSKKIDIAVKQLGRRGLQGHKEWVTEVNFLGIAEHPNIVKLVGYCAEDDERGVQRLLVYEFMPNKSVQDHLSSKFQKVLPWATRVKIAQDAARGLAYLHEGMDFQIIFRDVKSSNILLDDQWNAKLSDFGLARLGPSDGLSHVSTAVVGTIGYAAPEYIRTGRLTSKSDVWSFGVFLYELITGRRPLDRNRPKNEQKLLEWVRPHLSGARKFRLILDPRLEGKYNIKTAQKLAAVANCCLVRQAKTRPKMSEILEMINKIVDTTDNGSPLLPMKSLAPKDAPERSKRERIKMRFVDPIIGESGCWSAWRTRQ; encoded by the exons ATGAAGTGTTTTCACTTCTCtaataaagagagaaatgaagaaCCAAAGACTTGTAACCAAATCTGTTCTGCCCGATCCACTTCGTCTACATCAACGTCGATGTCAACTGATCGTGACCTGAGGAAATCTGGGTCTGAGTTCAATTCTCAGAATGTATCAGATTTTAGCACAGACTCGTCCACAAAGAACTCATTTGCTGCTCTGTCTCAAAGACAGAGCAATCTTAGAGTCTTCACATTCTCAGAACTGAAGACAGCGACAAAGAATTTCAGCCGCTCTGTCATGATTGGAGAGGGTGGATTTGGTGGTGTGTACAGGGGAGTAATCCGAAGCATGGAAGACTCAAGTAAGAAGATCGATATCGCTGTCAAACAACTGGGCAGAAGAGGGCTCCAG GGGCACAAGGAATGGGTGACTGAAGTAAATTTTCTAGGGATTGCTGAACATCCAAATATTGTCAAATTAGTGGGCTACTGTGCTGAGGACGATGAACGGGGAGTCCAGCGCCTTCTGGTGTATGAATTTATGCCCAACAAAAGTGTGCAGGATCACTTGTCAAGTAAATTTCAGAAGGTTCTTCCCTGGGCGACAAGAGTAAAAATTGCCCAGGATGCTGCCCGAGGCTTAGCATACCTCCATGAAGGAATGGATTTTCAG ATTATTTTCAGAGATGTCAAGTCTTCAAACATACTACTGGATGACCAATGGAATGCAAAGCTATCAGACTTTGGGCTGGCCAGATTGGGACCTTCAGATGGTTTGAGCCATGTTTCGACTGCA GTAGTTGGAACAATCGGATATGCAGCTCCTGAATATATTCGAACCGGGCGTCTCACTTCTAAAAGCGATGTGTGGAGCTTTGGGGTTTTTCTATACGAACTTATAACAGGCAGACGTCCTTTGGATAGGAACCGCCCAAAGAATGAACAAAAACTCTTGGAATGGGTCAGGCCACACCTCTCTGGTGCAAGAAAGTTCAGGTTGATCTTGGACCCAAGGCTTGAGGGGAAATATAACATTAAGACTGCCCAGAAGCTTGCTGCCGTAGCAAATTGTTGCTTGGTAAGACAGGCAAAAACACGCCCCAAAATGAGTGAAATCCTGGAGATGATCAACAAGATTGTTGACACAACAGACAATGGAAGCCCCTTGCTCCCTATGAAGAGTTTGGCCCCGAAAGATGCTCCCGAAAGATCTAAAAGAGAACGTATAAAGATGAGGTTTGTGGATCCAATAATTGGAGAGAGTGGATGTTGGTCTGCTTGGAGAACTAGGCAATGA
- the LOC7479865 gene encoding serine/threonine-protein kinase PCRK1 isoform X1: MILAVGPLGTMKCFHFSNKERNEEPKTCNQICSARSTSSTSTSMSTDRDLRKSGSEFNSQNVSDFSTDSSTKNSFAALSQRQSNLRVFTFSELKTATKNFSRSVMIGEGGFGGVYRGVIRSMEDSSKKIDIAVKQLGRRGLQGHKEWVTEVNFLGIAEHPNIVKLVGYCAEDDERGVQRLLVYEFMPNKSVQDHLSSKFQKVLPWATRVKIAQDAARGLAYLHEGMDFQIIFRDVKSSNILLDDQWNAKLSDFGLARLGPSDGLSHVSTAVVGTIGYAAPEYIRTGRLTSKSDVWSFGVFLYELITGRRPLDRNRPKNEQKLLEWVRPHLSGARKFRLILDPRLEGKYNIKTAQKLAAVANCCLVRQAKTRPKMSEILEMINKIVDTTDNGSPLLPMKSLAPKDAPERSKRERIKMRFVDPIIGESGCWSAWRTRQ, encoded by the exons ATGATCTTG GCAGTTGGTCCTTTAGGAACTATGAAGTGTTTTCACTTCTCtaataaagagagaaatgaagaaCCAAAGACTTGTAACCAAATCTGTTCTGCCCGATCCACTTCGTCTACATCAACGTCGATGTCAACTGATCGTGACCTGAGGAAATCTGGGTCTGAGTTCAATTCTCAGAATGTATCAGATTTTAGCACAGACTCGTCCACAAAGAACTCATTTGCTGCTCTGTCTCAAAGACAGAGCAATCTTAGAGTCTTCACATTCTCAGAACTGAAGACAGCGACAAAGAATTTCAGCCGCTCTGTCATGATTGGAGAGGGTGGATTTGGTGGTGTGTACAGGGGAGTAATCCGAAGCATGGAAGACTCAAGTAAGAAGATCGATATCGCTGTCAAACAACTGGGCAGAAGAGGGCTCCAG GGGCACAAGGAATGGGTGACTGAAGTAAATTTTCTAGGGATTGCTGAACATCCAAATATTGTCAAATTAGTGGGCTACTGTGCTGAGGACGATGAACGGGGAGTCCAGCGCCTTCTGGTGTATGAATTTATGCCCAACAAAAGTGTGCAGGATCACTTGTCAAGTAAATTTCAGAAGGTTCTTCCCTGGGCGACAAGAGTAAAAATTGCCCAGGATGCTGCCCGAGGCTTAGCATACCTCCATGAAGGAATGGATTTTCAG ATTATTTTCAGAGATGTCAAGTCTTCAAACATACTACTGGATGACCAATGGAATGCAAAGCTATCAGACTTTGGGCTGGCCAGATTGGGACCTTCAGATGGTTTGAGCCATGTTTCGACTGCA GTAGTTGGAACAATCGGATATGCAGCTCCTGAATATATTCGAACCGGGCGTCTCACTTCTAAAAGCGATGTGTGGAGCTTTGGGGTTTTTCTATACGAACTTATAACAGGCAGACGTCCTTTGGATAGGAACCGCCCAAAGAATGAACAAAAACTCTTGGAATGGGTCAGGCCACACCTCTCTGGTGCAAGAAAGTTCAGGTTGATCTTGGACCCAAGGCTTGAGGGGAAATATAACATTAAGACTGCCCAGAAGCTTGCTGCCGTAGCAAATTGTTGCTTGGTAAGACAGGCAAAAACACGCCCCAAAATGAGTGAAATCCTGGAGATGATCAACAAGATTGTTGACACAACAGACAATGGAAGCCCCTTGCTCCCTATGAAGAGTTTGGCCCCGAAAGATGCTCCCGAAAGATCTAAAAGAGAACGTATAAAGATGAGGTTTGTGGATCCAATAATTGGAGAGAGTGGATGTTGGTCTGCTTGGAGAACTAGGCAATGA
- the LOC7479865 gene encoding serine/threonine-protein kinase PCRK1 isoform X3 — protein MILAVGPLGTMKCFHFSNKERNEEPKTCNQICSARSTSSTSTSMSTDRDLRKSGSEFNSQNVSDFSTDSSTKNSFAALSQRQSNLRVFTFSELKTATKNFSRSVMIGEGGFGGVYRGVIRSMEDSSKKIDIAVKQLGRRGLQGHKEWVTEVNFLGIAEHPNIVKLVGYCAEDDERGVQRLLVYEFMPNKSVQDHLSSKFQKVLPWATRVKIAQDAARGLAYLHEGMDFQVVGTIGYAAPEYIRTGRLTSKSDVWSFGVFLYELITGRRPLDRNRPKNEQKLLEWVRPHLSGARKFRLILDPRLEGKYNIKTAQKLAAVANCCLVRQAKTRPKMSEILEMINKIVDTTDNGSPLLPMKSLAPKDAPERSKRERIKMRFVDPIIGESGCWSAWRTRQ, from the exons ATGATCTTG GCAGTTGGTCCTTTAGGAACTATGAAGTGTTTTCACTTCTCtaataaagagagaaatgaagaaCCAAAGACTTGTAACCAAATCTGTTCTGCCCGATCCACTTCGTCTACATCAACGTCGATGTCAACTGATCGTGACCTGAGGAAATCTGGGTCTGAGTTCAATTCTCAGAATGTATCAGATTTTAGCACAGACTCGTCCACAAAGAACTCATTTGCTGCTCTGTCTCAAAGACAGAGCAATCTTAGAGTCTTCACATTCTCAGAACTGAAGACAGCGACAAAGAATTTCAGCCGCTCTGTCATGATTGGAGAGGGTGGATTTGGTGGTGTGTACAGGGGAGTAATCCGAAGCATGGAAGACTCAAGTAAGAAGATCGATATCGCTGTCAAACAACTGGGCAGAAGAGGGCTCCAG GGGCACAAGGAATGGGTGACTGAAGTAAATTTTCTAGGGATTGCTGAACATCCAAATATTGTCAAATTAGTGGGCTACTGTGCTGAGGACGATGAACGGGGAGTCCAGCGCCTTCTGGTGTATGAATTTATGCCCAACAAAAGTGTGCAGGATCACTTGTCAAGTAAATTTCAGAAGGTTCTTCCCTGGGCGACAAGAGTAAAAATTGCCCAGGATGCTGCCCGAGGCTTAGCATACCTCCATGAAGGAATGGATTTTCAG GTAGTTGGAACAATCGGATATGCAGCTCCTGAATATATTCGAACCGGGCGTCTCACTTCTAAAAGCGATGTGTGGAGCTTTGGGGTTTTTCTATACGAACTTATAACAGGCAGACGTCCTTTGGATAGGAACCGCCCAAAGAATGAACAAAAACTCTTGGAATGGGTCAGGCCACACCTCTCTGGTGCAAGAAAGTTCAGGTTGATCTTGGACCCAAGGCTTGAGGGGAAATATAACATTAAGACTGCCCAGAAGCTTGCTGCCGTAGCAAATTGTTGCTTGGTAAGACAGGCAAAAACACGCCCCAAAATGAGTGAAATCCTGGAGATGATCAACAAGATTGTTGACACAACAGACAATGGAAGCCCCTTGCTCCCTATGAAGAGTTTGGCCCCGAAAGATGCTCCCGAAAGATCTAAAAGAGAACGTATAAAGATGAGGTTTGTGGATCCAATAATTGGAGAGAGTGGATGTTGGTCTGCTTGGAGAACTAGGCAATGA
- the LOC7479866 gene encoding OVARIAN TUMOR DOMAIN-containing deubiquitinating enzyme 9 isoform X1 — MIVENDAAIARALQEELSRIAAAEGSGHVPKTNGEIPSEDEQMSDHQRLLERLKLYNLVEKEVQGDGNCQFRSLSDQLYDSPEHHKFVREQVIEQLKSQPQMYSSYVPMAYDDYLEKMSRSGQWGDHVTLQAAADLYGIKIFMITSFKDTCCIEILPKVLKSNNGVIYLSFWAEVHYNPVRRMSISSHRNYS, encoded by the exons ATGATTGTGGAGAATGATGCTGCCATTGCTCGTGCTCTCCAAGAAGAACTTTCAAGGATTGCTGCTGCAGAAGGATCTGGG CATGTTCCTAAAACTAATGGAGAAATACCATCGGAGGATGAACAGATGTCAGATCATCAAAGACTGCTAGAAAG gttaaagTTATATAATCTTGTTGAAAAAGAAGTTCAAGGAGATGGTAACTGTCAG TTTCGTTCTCTGTCAGATCAACTCTATGATTCTCCTGAGCACCACAAATTCGTGAGAGAACAAGTTATTGAACAG CTCAAGTCTCAGCCGCAAATGTACAGCAGCTATGTTCCTATGGCTTATGACGACTATCTGGAGAAAATGAGCAG GAGTGGTCAATGGGGTGATCACGTTACATTGCAGGCCGCTGCAGATTTG TATGGTATCAAGATATTTATGATAACTTCATTCAAGGATACATGTTGCATCGAGATCCTTCCAAAAGTGCTAAAGTCCAACAATGGAG TTATTTACTTGAGCTTTTGGGCGGAGGTGCACTACAATCCTGTTCGTCGCATGAG TATTAGCAGCCATCGAAACTACTCCTGA
- the LOC7479866 gene encoding OVARIAN TUMOR DOMAIN-containing deubiquitinating enzyme 9 isoform X2 translates to MIVENDAAIARALQEELSRIAAAEGSGHVPKTNGEIPSEDEQMSDHQRLLERLKLYNLVEKEVQGDGNCQFRSLSDQLYDSPEHHKFVREQVIEQLKSQPQMYSSYVPMAYDDYLEKMSRSGQWGDHVTLQAAADLYGIKIFMITSFKDTCCIEILPKVLKSNNGVIYLSFWAEVHYNPVRRMRNLVNDT, encoded by the exons ATGATTGTGGAGAATGATGCTGCCATTGCTCGTGCTCTCCAAGAAGAACTTTCAAGGATTGCTGCTGCAGAAGGATCTGGG CATGTTCCTAAAACTAATGGAGAAATACCATCGGAGGATGAACAGATGTCAGATCATCAAAGACTGCTAGAAAG gttaaagTTATATAATCTTGTTGAAAAAGAAGTTCAAGGAGATGGTAACTGTCAG TTTCGTTCTCTGTCAGATCAACTCTATGATTCTCCTGAGCACCACAAATTCGTGAGAGAACAAGTTATTGAACAG CTCAAGTCTCAGCCGCAAATGTACAGCAGCTATGTTCCTATGGCTTATGACGACTATCTGGAGAAAATGAGCAG GAGTGGTCAATGGGGTGATCACGTTACATTGCAGGCCGCTGCAGATTTG TATGGTATCAAGATATTTATGATAACTTCATTCAAGGATACATGTTGCATCGAGATCCTTCCAAAAGTGCTAAAGTCCAACAATGGAG TTATTTACTTGAGCTTTTGGGCGGAGGTGCACTACAATCCTGTTCGTCGCATGAG AAACTTGGTAaatgatacatga
- the LOC7494944 gene encoding ATPase GET3B, with protein sequence MASCSLITPASSLASSSLRKLFSSRNSMATVGLLSFAPKTSSFILHSIKQRAYHESSFRVRSVAAPVEDVAGFDDMVAGTQRKYYMLGGKGGVGKTSCAASLAVKFANSGHPTLVVSTDPAHSLSDSFAQDLTGGTLVPVDGPEYPLFALEINPDKSREEFRSATQKSGGTGVKDFMEGMGLGMLVEQLGELKLGELLDTPPPGLDEAIAIAKVMQFLESPEYSMFTRIVFDTAPTGHTLRLLSLPDFLDASIGKILKLRQKITSATSAIKSVFGQEQTSQQDASYKLERLRERMIKVRELFRDTDATEFVIVTIPTVMAISESSRLRASLKKENVPVKRLVVNQILPPSTTDCKFCAVKRKDQLRALDMIQNDPELSSLTLIQGPLVDVEIRGVPALKFLGDIIWK encoded by the exons ATGGCTTCTTGTTCTCTAATTACTCCCGCTTCTTCTTTAGCTTCATCTTCTCTACGCAAGTTATTTTCTTCAAGAAACTCCATGGCTACTGTGGGTTTGCTCTCTTTTGCACCAAAAACTTCAAGCTTTATCCTTCACTCTATCAAGCAAAGGGCTTATCATGAAAGTTCATTTAGAG TGAGATCAGTGGCTGCACCAGTAGAAGATGTTGCTGGATTTGATGATATGGTTGCTGGGACACAGCGGAAGTATTACATGCTTGGTGGGAAGGGAGGTGTAGGAAAGACGAGCTGTGCTGCTTCACTTGCTGTGAAATTTGCAAACAGTGGACACCCCACTTTAGTGGTTTCAACTGATCCAGCACACTCCTTGAGTGATTCTTTTGCTCAG GATTTGACTGGAGGTACACTAGTACCTGTTGATGGACCTGAATACCCACTGTTTGCTCTTGAG ATAAATCCTGACAAGTCTCGGGAAGAATTTCGTAGCGCGACTCAGAAAAGTGGTGGGACTGGGGTCAAAGACTTCATGGAAGGCATGGGCCTTGGAATGCTCGTTGAACAG TTAGGAGAGTTGAAATTGGGAGAGCTACTGGACACACCTCCTCCTGGTTTGGATGAAGCTATAGCAATTGCCAAA GTGATGCAGTTTCTTGAATCACCGGAATATAGTATGTTTACTCGAATAGTTTTTGATACTGCACCCACG GGCCATACATTGCGACTTTTGTCCTTGCCGGACTTCCTGGATGCATCCATTGGCAAGATACTGAAG CTTAGACAAAAAATAACTTCAGCAACCTCAGCTATCAAATCCGTTTTTGGCCAAGAACAAACTAGCCAACAGGATGCT TCTTACAAATTGGAGCGATTGAGGGAGAGGATGATAAAAGTGCGTGAGCTTTTTCGTGACACAGATGCCACAGAGTTTGTCATAGTAACGATTCCAACG GTAATGGCAATCAGTGAATCATCTAGGTTGCGTGCATCCTTGAAGAAGGAGAATGTTCCTGTTAAGAGGCTTGTTGTCAATCAAATTCTCCCTCCATCTACCACTGACTGCAAGTTTTGTGCAGTGAAAAGAAAG gatCAATTGCGTGCTCTTGACATGATACAGAATGATCCAGAACTCTCGAGCTTGACATTGATACAGGGACCTTTAGTTGATGTAGAGATCAGAGGTGTTCCAGCCCTTAAATTTCTTGGGGATATTATATGGAAATGA
- the LOC7479868 gene encoding probable serine/threonine-protein kinase WNK11 produces MDLDNDGFVEKDPTGRYVRYDEILGGGTVKTVYRAFDEVDGVEVAWKQANVEDVSQKQLERWTSEARLLKSLKNKNIIKFYDFWIDDEKKTLNMITEIFVSGSLSQYCKKHKDVDTKAIKNWARQILRGLHYLHNHEPPIILGNLKCDSIFVNGNNGEVKIGDLGLAIVTQQPTGSSDLGTPAYMAPELCEDEYNELVDVYSFGMCMLEMVTCEYPYCEIKNPGQVYKKVISGVKPASLNKVNDPQVKQFIEKCLVPASLRLPAIELLKDPFLATENSKDTVSGSMKLPNNLMPKQVINLPHSESRSMDIDDKKLLVGSCKESIDEKLQFSTLEICKFTEKNEFRLRGEKIDSNTISLNLNITETSCSLERKVEFPFHLDSDTAVSVAEEMVEQLGLSPEDAAYNAELIDILVMKLVPSWKTSRGSIANAPERHPDCSQSVRDQEALQSINLEISAEHDVTISFRASTNKPLGSSHCSLQLNTHNLGSDFRTHDDGRLPEHKKSARRFLGFCIGSCFGMKNMRAGPPSATHTKQRKLTSER; encoded by the coding sequence aTGGATTTAGATAATGATGGGTTCGTGGAGAAAGATCCAACAGGTCGGTACGTCAGGTATGACGAAATCTTGGGAGGAGGAACAGTCAAGACTGTATATAGGGCTTTTGATGAAGTTGATGGAGTTGAAGTAGCGTGGAAACAAGCAAACGTCGAAGATGTATCGCAAAAACAACTAGAAAGATGGACTTCTGAGGCTCGCTTATTGAAGTCGTTGAAAAATAAGAACATAatcaagttttatgatttttggatCGATGATGAGAAGAAAACTCTTAACATGATAACTGAGATATTCGTTTCTGGGAGTTTGAGCCAGTATTGCAAGAAACACAAGGATGTTGATACGAAGGCTATTAAGAACTGGGCAAGGCAGATTCTCCGAGGTTTGCACTATTTACATAATCATGAACCTCCTATCATTCTTGGCAATTTGAAATGTGATAGCATATTTGTTAATGGAAACAATGGAGAGGTTAAGATTGGAGATCTTGGATTAGCCATTGTTACGCAACAGCCTACTGGTTCAAGTGATTTAGGTACTCCAGCGTATATGGCTCCTGAGCTTTGTGAAGATGAATACAATGAGCTTGTCGATGTTTATTCTTTCGGCATGTGCATGTTAGAGATGGTTACTTGTGAATATCCATactgtgaaataaaaaatccagGGCAGGTATACAAGAAGGTTATCTCAGGCGTGAAGCCGGCTTCCCTCAACAAGGTGAATGATCCCCAAGTTAAACAATTCATAGAGAAGTGCCTAGTTCCAGCCTCTTTGAGATTGCCGGCGATAGAGCTTTTGAAAGATCCATTCCTAGCAACTGAAAATTCAAAAGATACTGTTTCTGGTTCTATGAAGTTACCAAATAATCTTATGCCCAAACAAGTGATCAACTTGCCACATTCAGAATCCCGTTCGATGGACATTGACGACAAGAAGCTTCTGGTAGGATCTTGTAAAGAAAGTATCGATGAGAAGCTCCAGTTTTCAACTCTAGAAATTTGTAAGTTCACCGAGAAAAATGAATTCAGATTAAGAGGGGAGAAAATCGACAGCAATACGATTTCATTGAATTTGAACATTACGGAAACTTCATGTAGTCTTGAAAGGAAAGTGGAGTTTCCTTTTCATCTTGACTCAGATACTGCAGTTTCGGTAGCTGAGGAGATGGTTGAACAACTTGGATTGTCACCTGAAGATGCAGCTTATAATGCTGAGTTGATTGATATCTTGGTAATGAAGCTGGTTCCTAGCTGGAAAACTTCACGTGGAAGCATCGCGAATGCACCTGAGAGGCATCCTGATTGCTCACAATCTGTCAGAGATCAAGAGGCTCTACAATcaattaatttagaaatttcTGCCGAACATGATGTGACAATTTCCTTTCGTGCCAGCACTAACAAGCCTTTGGGATCTTCCCATTGCAGTCTTCAATTGAATACTCACAATTTGGGCTCAGATTTTAGGACACATGATGATGGACGTCTACCAGAACACAAAAAATCTGCAAGAAGATTTCTGGGCTTCTGTATTGGTTCATGCTTTGGTATGAAAAATATGAGAGCTGGTCCTCCATCTGCTACCCATACCAAGCAGAGGAAATTGACGAGCGAAAGATAG
- the LOC7479869 gene encoding uncharacterized protein LOC7479869: protein MAAARNTLQLRRLLSALAHNNQPFTSSLNKEHSWKLLPSASSLFTRNDFYGRGLQTLAKPANQANEESENHENGLKPNCSSANAPAQVNSNEGSATTYSSLSNLKTSPRHDLAMIFTCKVCETRSVKTVCRESYEKGVVVARCGGCNNLHLIADHLGWFGQPGSIEEILAARGEEVKKGSADTFNLTLEDLAGKKIFKE from the exons ATGGCGGCAGCTAGAAACACGTTGCAGCTGAGGCGATTGCTCTCTGCTCTTGCCCATAATAATCAACCCTTCACCTCTTCTCTTAATAAAG AACATAGCTGGAAGCTTCTTCCTTCTGCAAGTTCACTCTTCACCAGGAATGATTTTTATGGAAGAGGGCTGCAGACTCTAGCAAAACCAGCCAACCAAGCTAATGAGGAGTCGGAAAATCATGAAAATGGTTTGAAGCCCAATTGCAGCTCAGCCAATGCTCCCGCCCAAGTGAACAGTAATGAGGGTTCTGCTACAACTTATTCTTCTTTATCCAACTTGAAAACCTCTCCAAGGCATGATCTTGCCATGATCTTTACTTGCAAGGTCTGCGAGACAAGATCTGTCAAGACAGTTTGTCGTGAATCATATGAAAAAGGTGTGGTGGTGGCACGGTGTGGTGGTTGCAATAACCTGCACCTGATTGCAGACCATCTTGGATGGTTTGGACAGCCTGGAAGCATTGAGGAAATCCTGGCTGCTCGAGGGGAGGAAGTGAAAAAAGGGTCTGCCGATACATTTAATTTAACACTTGAAGATCTAGCTGGAAAGAAAATCTTCAAAGAGTGA